Below is a genomic region from Pyrococcus kukulkanii.
CGAGGCTTTACTCAAATTCCTGGCAACTCTGAGGGATATGGTTGTTGTTTATAAAGGAACGCTGATAGTAATAACGGAGAGAGGGGTGTGGGAAGATAGGCAATGGGTATTGTTGACGAAAATACTTCGGGAAAAATCTCTCTAGATTTTACGCGAATATGGAGAAAATTGAATTTCCCTGTTATATCAGTAAAGTTTTTAATGCTTGCATTATGAACATTCAGCGATGATTAGGAAGAGGAAAGCCATTGTGCTAACTTTGGCAATCGCTATCTTGGCAGTATCATTTGCTGGGTGGAAACACTCCACCATCACACTTCAGGGAAGAAAGTGCCAAGCGTACGTAGTCTTGATGGGTGAGGATGGGTATTTCGAGCTTGCAGATTTTAATATATCCCTTGGGAATGTGAGTATAACTCCCTTTAACGTGAATACTCCCTTTCTTTTAACTTCAGATACATGCAACGTTACAGTCTCTGGGACGGCAGTTGGGTGGAGCGGGGTAAGATTTAACATCACGGGAAGTCTACACCTCCAACCTAGGACCGTTACCTTTCTCAAGCTTCACCACTATCCCAGCAGGTTTGTAGTGTTGGAAGGGGAGCGCATTCCACTGTCATCTCTTCCTAGGACATTCTTTGCTAATCATAGTAAGTTGAAGGAGGAGATAATAGGAACCTACGGTGATGATATGATAAAAGATTTCCTTAGGAAGAATAAAGTCCTGAGGGAGAAGTACCTTAATCTATGGCTTAAAACAGGCAATCTCACGTATTTGCAGGCCTACAGGGATCTTTCCTACCACTTAGATATGCTAGTTTTCTTGTACAGGCTGGGCAAATTGGACGAGAAAAGTTTTAGGTACATTTCGCTGGGTCTCATAGCAACGACGTATTATTATGAAACGTTCCAGAGGCCTGGGCATAAGGACATGTCCATGGTCTTCTCCAACTGGTCTCCTTACTATGGGACGATAAAGATCGTTGACGGTCCGATAAATTTAACCCTCCCCTTTGTTTATTATAGGGCGAGGGGATTTAATCTATATCCAGTCTCCGCGGTTCACTGGGCCGAGGAAAGTTGGAGAAAAGGTAAGATAAATGTGATGCTCTCAATATTAAACGACTTAACCCCATTTATACGGGAAGGAGAGTACCATGGGGTTAAATATACCTATCTTCCTGTATACTTCCACTTTCAGAACTCAAGCATCCCCTGGGTTTCTGGATACTCTCAAGGGGTAGCCTGCGGTATGTATGCTATTGCTTATAATATCACAAAGGATGAACAATACCTAAGGCTTGCAACCCTGTTCTTCAACTCGTTTAAGGTTCCAGTTGACTATGGAGGCTTTGTAATTGAAAGTGAATTTGGACCATGGATACTTGAGTATCCTTATTACCCCACTCAGCTTGTTCTTAATGGCCACATAATATCGGCGAGGGGTTTGTATTATTACTATGAGGTAACGGGAGATCGGGAGGCTTTGAAACTTTTTTTGACCTACGTGGAGTCAGTTAAAAGAGCTCTACCCTATTTTGATACTGGAAATTGGAGCCGTTACGCCATCATTTACAATTCCTCGAGTGTTTTCTATCACAGGCTTCACATAAGGTTACTCTACTGGCTCTACAGGGTAACTGGGGATGAAACGTTCTTAGAGTACGCGAAAAAGTGGAATGAATACTTGGTTAAAAGAGGGTTAAAGCCGGAGAATCTTGTATAACTTTTCCCTCAACTCTTCAATGGAACCTTCATTGACTATTACGAAATCGGCAATTTCCTTGAGTTTTGAAGTCTGGTACAGCTTCTCTTCCCATTCGTCGAACCTTAGTAGGTCTTCAAGTGTCTCTATAGTCTTGTCCTTATCTGCATTTCTTCTTCTTAGCCTTTCGAACCTTATTTCGGGCCTAGCTTCAACGTATATAAGCATTCCTCCCATCTCTTTGATTTTCTCTGACTCTCCTATGGATCTAACTCCATCTATTGCTATGTTCTTACAGTGCCTGAGCTTATCAACGGCAAGCCTTATTAGCACGTCCTCTCCGTACTTCTCCTTTAATATTCTGCCCAATTCAATCAAATTTTCCCTCGTTGGCTCTCCCTTGAACTCCACTTCGGGAACCCAGGAATAATCTTT
It encodes:
- a CDS encoding AAA family ATPase, whose protein sequence is MIVGIAGKIAAGKTTVAKLLEERGFCRISCSEPLIDILTGNTKDYSWVPEVEFKGEPTRENLIELGRILKEKYGEDVLIRLAVDKLRHCKNIAIDGVRSIGESEKIKEMGGMLIYVEARPEIRFERLRRRNADKDKTIETLEDLLRFDEWEEKLYQTSKLKEIADFVIVNEGSIEELREKLYKILRL
- a CDS encoding D-glucuronyl C5-epimerase family protein, with protein sequence MIRKRKAIVLTLAIAILAVSFAGWKHSTITLQGRKCQAYVVLMGEDGYFELADFNISLGNVSITPFNVNTPFLLTSDTCNVTVSGTAVGWSGVRFNITGSLHLQPRTVTFLKLHHYPSRFVVLEGERIPLSSLPRTFFANHSKLKEEIIGTYGDDMIKDFLRKNKVLREKYLNLWLKTGNLTYLQAYRDLSYHLDMLVFLYRLGKLDEKSFRYISLGLIATTYYYETFQRPGHKDMSMVFSNWSPYYGTIKIVDGPINLTLPFVYYRARGFNLYPVSAVHWAEESWRKGKINVMLSILNDLTPFIREGEYHGVKYTYLPVYFHFQNSSIPWVSGYSQGVACGMYAIAYNITKDEQYLRLATLFFNSFKVPVDYGGFVIESEFGPWILEYPYYPTQLVLNGHIISARGLYYYYEVTGDREALKLFLTYVESVKRALPYFDTGNWSRYAIIYNSSSVFYHRLHIRLLYWLYRVTGDETFLEYAKKWNEYLVKRGLKPENLV